The Pontibacter pudoricolor genome contains a region encoding:
- a CDS encoding IS256 family transposase translates to MEEKNELDLEKIKRQFLEEFRSGKPTFGKDGALGPLLKHFLEAALDAEMDLHLTDEQRKQGNRRNGKVSKQVRTTDGVIEVESSRDRSASFEPQIIRKRETVLAENLEPRILSMYGLGMSLRDISAHLKEMYDMDISHDTLAALTEKIVPQVKEWQARPLDPLYCIVWLDAMHYKVRQEGRTISKAVYNILGIDRHGYKELLGVYVSESEGATFWLSVLTDLQQRGLQDMLIACIDNLKGFAEAIGSVFPQAEVQSCIVHQIRNSIKYVGSKDQKDFIRDLKPVYRAETKELAELRLLELEEKWGKKYPKVLESWQRNWEKLSTYFKYTEPIRHLIYTTNTIEGFHRQVRKVTKTKGAFPSDMALLKLIYLSHQHISKKWVMPLANWSQTAQQLSIWFGERMQLDLK, encoded by the coding sequence ATGGAAGAAAAAAACGAGCTGGATCTGGAAAAGATCAAGCGCCAGTTCCTGGAAGAGTTCCGGAGCGGCAAACCCACCTTTGGCAAAGATGGCGCACTTGGCCCCTTGTTAAAACACTTTTTAGAAGCCGCTTTGGACGCGGAGATGGACCTTCATCTGACAGATGAGCAACGCAAGCAAGGCAACCGGCGCAACGGAAAGGTGAGCAAACAAGTGCGTACAACAGACGGAGTGATTGAAGTGGAATCCTCCCGCGACCGCTCGGCTAGCTTTGAGCCGCAGATTATCCGCAAGCGGGAAACGGTGCTGGCCGAAAACCTGGAGCCCCGCATTCTAAGCATGTACGGCCTGGGCATGAGCCTTCGGGACATCTCGGCTCATCTGAAGGAGATGTACGACATGGACATCTCCCACGATACCTTAGCGGCCCTCACCGAAAAGATCGTTCCCCAGGTTAAGGAATGGCAGGCCCGGCCGCTGGATCCGCTCTACTGCATCGTCTGGCTGGACGCCATGCACTACAAGGTCAGGCAGGAAGGGCGCACCATCTCCAAAGCTGTCTACAACATTCTGGGCATTGACCGCCACGGCTACAAAGAGTTGCTGGGCGTGTATGTATCCGAAAGCGAAGGGGCTACTTTCTGGCTCTCGGTGCTCACTGACCTGCAACAGCGGGGCCTACAGGATATGCTCATTGCCTGCATCGACAACCTAAAGGGCTTTGCCGAAGCCATCGGCAGTGTTTTCCCGCAGGCTGAAGTACAAAGCTGTATTGTCCACCAGATCCGTAACAGTATCAAATATGTGGGCTCTAAGGATCAGAAGGATTTTATCAGGGACTTAAAGCCCGTGTACCGGGCAGAAACAAAAGAGCTGGCGGAGCTCAGGCTATTGGAGCTGGAAGAGAAGTGGGGCAAAAAGTACCCCAAGGTGCTCGAGAGCTGGCAGCGAAACTGGGAGAAGCTCTCAACGTACTTTAAGTACACTGAGCCGATTCGCCACCTGATCTACACCACCAACACGATAGAGGGTTTTCACCGCCAGGTCAGGAAGGTGACCAAAACCAAAGGAGCTTTCCCCTCAGACATGGCTCTGCTGAAGCTGATTTACCTCTCGCACCAGCATATCAGCAAAAAGTGGGTGATGCCACTGGCAAACTGGAGCCAGACGGCCCAGCAGCTATCGATCTGGTTTGGCGAGAGGATGCAACTGGACTTGAAGTGA
- a CDS encoding ADP-ribosyltransferase yields the protein MIDLNQLFILNNKLESDPSMRLEYSYQRGFMPWFIDYRSGSTKFEANLKGMKDYNLTEQEAFFLLAYTSSYSGWVNGDLRDGNKHNRDDIALFSDGLYCVLNKIPAFGSSFVYRMESQVADVDEELSWFERKTNSTFMLPYFLSTAKEDYKNSSVVWQIKTLEQGSLARDISNLTNNKSEKEVLFNRNAKFIIRGIDRATSYVYLEEVSPALKADFKLTGIYYKNIK from the coding sequence ATGATCGATTTAAATCAACTTTTTATTCTCAATAACAAACTAGAGAGTGACCCATCAATGAGGTTAGAATACAGCTATCAAAGAGGCTTTATGCCTTGGTTTATTGATTATCGCTCTGGTAGCACCAAGTTTGAAGCAAACTTAAAAGGCATGAAGGATTATAACCTTACTGAACAGGAGGCTTTCTTTTTACTTGCTTACACGTCTAGTTATTCAGGATGGGTCAATGGTGATTTAAGGGATGGGAATAAGCATAATAGAGATGACATAGCTCTTTTTTCAGACGGACTTTACTGTGTACTCAACAAAATCCCAGCTTTTGGTTCTAGTTTCGTTTACAGAATGGAATCACAAGTAGCTGATGTTGATGAAGAATTGTCTTGGTTTGAAAGAAAAACAAACAGCACATTTATGCTTCCATACTTCTTATCTACTGCTAAGGAAGATTACAAAAACAGCTCTGTTGTCTGGCAAATAAAAACTCTAGAGCAAGGTAGTTTGGCTAGAGACATCTCTAATCTCACGAATAACAAATCCGAGAAAGAGGTATTATTCAACAGAAATGCCAAGTTTATAATACGAGGGATTGACAGAGCAACTTCTTATGTTTACTTGGAAGAAGTGTCACCTGCTTTAAAAGCCGATTTCAAATTAACTGGAATTTATTATAAAAATATTAAGTAG
- a CDS encoding restriction endonuclease subunit S has product MNKVKLSEACTINPPKSEVKGVNDLDVSFVPMADLNENKISFEPTQVQKIQDVYKGYTYFKNEDVLLAKVTPCFENGKAGVAKDLVNGIGFGSSEFIVLRPKDFLLPEYLYYSLCTSSFRMEGANNMSGAVGLKRLTKDFLLNYEIPIPKLSEQRQIVAILDKLLMKVDKAIILLEENLTNTKHLLDSILNNVFNDLSDRYENQPLHYCSKFKNGYAFKSGDFNTDSQGLQVIRIGNVLNLDKNPVFIQEKDDYKKSKLDVGDLVISMTGTRGKKDYLFVSIIDKSQFYLNQRVGAITPNQNTSTKFLYYYLKTSLFRDKVFEFETGSVNQGNISGKDIMNSLIPLPTLEVQEDIVRYLSSLNKKQQSLLKEQESRLKALRALKESILNAAFKGELSKALWEAISKQSALVD; this is encoded by the coding sequence GTGAATAAAGTAAAATTGAGTGAAGCTTGTACAATTAATCCCCCTAAATCAGAGGTTAAAGGAGTAAATGATCTTGATGTTTCGTTTGTGCCTATGGCAGACCTGAATGAAAACAAGATTAGCTTTGAACCTACACAAGTACAGAAAATACAAGATGTATATAAAGGCTACACATACTTCAAGAATGAAGATGTACTGCTAGCCAAAGTAACTCCATGTTTTGAGAATGGTAAAGCAGGAGTAGCAAAAGACTTAGTAAATGGTATTGGTTTTGGTTCAAGTGAGTTCATCGTTCTCAGGCCAAAAGACTTTTTACTACCTGAGTACCTCTATTATAGCCTATGTACCTCTAGCTTTAGGATGGAGGGAGCGAATAACATGAGTGGTGCAGTAGGCTTGAAACGTCTTACCAAAGACTTTCTCCTTAATTACGAGATTCCTATACCTAAACTTTCTGAACAGCGACAGATAGTAGCAATACTAGATAAGTTATTGATGAAAGTCGATAAGGCTATAATCCTCTTAGAAGAGAACCTTACTAACACTAAGCACCTGCTTGATAGTATTCTTAATAACGTTTTTAATGACTTATCTGATAGGTACGAAAACCAACCACTACATTATTGTTCAAAGTTTAAGAATGGTTATGCATTCAAAAGTGGTGATTTCAACACAGACAGTCAAGGGCTACAAGTTATTAGAATTGGTAATGTTCTTAATCTTGACAAGAATCCAGTATTTATTCAGGAAAAGGACGATTATAAGAAGAGTAAGCTTGATGTCGGAGATTTAGTAATCTCAATGACTGGTACTAGAGGTAAAAAAGACTATCTCTTCGTATCTATAATAGATAAAAGTCAATTCTACTTGAACCAAAGAGTTGGAGCTATAACTCCAAACCAAAATACATCCACAAAATTCCTTTACTATTATCTTAAAACTAGTCTATTCAGAGATAAAGTATTTGAGTTTGAGACTGGCTCAGTTAATCAGGGTAATATATCAGGTAAAGACATAATGAATAGCTTAATTCCTTTACCAACATTAGAAGTTCAAGAGGATATTGTAAGGTACCTTTCTTCTTTAAATAAGAAGCAACAGTCTCTACTAAAGGAGCAAGAATCCAGACTCAAAGCACTCAGAGCACTTAAAGAAAGTATACTTAATGCTGCCTTCAAAGGAGAGCTTAGCAAAGCATTATGGGAAGCAATATCAAAGCAATCTGCCCTTGTGGATTAG
- a CDS encoding type I restriction-modification system subunit M yields MSSLQSKIDRITDILRRDDGISGAMHYTEQISWILFLKFLSDFEENKYTEAELEGRTYEYVIDQEHRWYVWACPKDQDGKLDVKKALTGDDLTNYVNTQLFPYLQGFKTNTADLRSIRYKIGAIFEYLDNRIASGHTLREVLDIIDSLNFQSQTELFELSHIYENLLKGMGSDGGNSGEYYTPRTVVQAMVQVVDPQIGDTIYDGAAGSCGFLVEAYEYMTSPEKRAKLSTNDWRILQSDTFYGNEKTPLAYVMGVMNMILHGVDSPNIYKQNTLTLNIRDIQEKDRYSVILANPPFGGKEKSQVQQNFPVQSNATELLFLQHFMKSLKVGGKAAIIVPEGVLYQTNNAFKGVKQELLENFNLHTIVSLPSGIFLPYSNVKTNIIFFERTGATTDIWYYEVNPPYKLTKNKPIATEHMKEFAELYSTRVTSENSWLVNVADIVDYDLSAKNPTKQQSIEHLPPIDIVAKLNANDKLIGELLNEIESILIEGYAGE; encoded by the coding sequence ATGAGTAGCTTACAATCAAAGATTGATCGCATTACAGACATATTGCGAAGAGATGATGGGATAAGTGGTGCAATGCACTATACAGAGCAGATATCATGGATTCTGTTTCTGAAGTTTTTAAGTGACTTTGAGGAGAACAAATACACTGAAGCTGAACTGGAAGGCAGGACTTACGAATATGTGATTGACCAGGAACATCGCTGGTACGTTTGGGCTTGTCCCAAAGATCAAGATGGGAAGCTAGATGTAAAGAAAGCCCTAACAGGTGATGACCTTACAAACTACGTAAACACACAGTTGTTCCCTTACCTACAGGGCTTTAAGACGAATACAGCTGACCTGAGAAGTATACGCTATAAGATAGGAGCTATCTTTGAATACCTGGACAATCGAATTGCTAGTGGTCACACATTACGTGAAGTTCTAGACATAATTGATAGCCTTAATTTCCAAAGCCAGACAGAACTGTTTGAGCTAAGCCACATCTATGAGAACCTACTAAAAGGTATGGGCAGTGATGGGGGTAATAGTGGTGAATACTACACCCCTCGTACTGTAGTTCAGGCTATGGTGCAGGTGGTAGACCCACAGATTGGGGATACCATATACGATGGTGCAGCAGGTAGCTGTGGTTTCTTAGTGGAGGCTTACGAATACATGACCTCTCCTGAGAAGCGTGCGAAGCTATCTACGAATGATTGGAGAATACTTCAGTCTGATACCTTCTATGGTAATGAGAAAACGCCACTTGCTTATGTAATGGGGGTGATGAACATGATTCTTCATGGGGTGGATAGTCCTAACATATACAAGCAAAACACCTTAACACTAAACATCAGGGACATACAGGAAAAGGATCGCTACTCTGTAATTTTAGCAAACCCTCCTTTTGGTGGCAAAGAGAAAAGCCAAGTACAGCAGAATTTTCCTGTTCAGAGTAACGCTACAGAACTTTTGTTTCTCCAGCACTTTATGAAGAGTCTGAAAGTGGGTGGTAAAGCAGCGATTATTGTACCTGAGGGTGTTTTATATCAAACCAACAATGCTTTTAAGGGTGTAAAGCAAGAACTGCTCGAGAACTTCAACCTGCACACTATTGTGAGCCTTCCTTCTGGTATATTCCTTCCTTACAGTAATGTAAAAACCAATATTATCTTCTTTGAGCGTACTGGTGCTACAACTGATATATGGTACTATGAAGTGAATCCTCCTTACAAACTCACTAAGAACAAGCCAATAGCAACTGAACATATGAAGGAGTTTGCAGAACTTTATTCAACTCGTGTTACCTCTGAAAACAGCTGGCTTGTGAATGTTGCAGACATTGTTGACTATGATCTCTCTGCGAAGAACCCAACTAAACAGCAAAGTATAGAGCATTTACCTCCTATCGATATAGTGGCAAAACTTAATGCAAATGATAAGTTGATTGGGGAATTATTGAATGAGATTGAAAGCATTTTGATTGAGGGATATGCTGGTGAATAA
- a CDS encoding FRG domain-containing protein, whose protein sequence is MARLPEFATLDSKNSFFDYTDYNIINTKEEFDHWFNRFNSDNKHGPREDYIYRGMKEAKHKLFTSSQRQWITNDMEEWYPKPYLRYVQDLVERSKSKPLIKKVFDVYDYTPLERDVPVLSILQHYGAPTPLMDWTYNINVALFFATENVKGGNGNGDIENYFSIYFVNKTKHKGIFQNLNKLTGKKHPSMKGIIEAIDKDPHDKSAYYITDFEGTRKSPERKFMVNSSKPLTSIFNQNIIAQEGLLF, encoded by the coding sequence ATGGCTAGATTACCAGAATTTGCAACTTTAGATTCTAAAAACTCATTCTTCGATTATACTGATTACAATATTATAAACACAAAAGAAGAGTTTGACCATTGGTTTAATAGGTTCAATTCAGATAATAAGCATGGCCCAAGAGAAGATTACATTTATAGGGGGATGAAGGAAGCAAAACACAAGCTTTTTACTTCTTCTCAGAGACAATGGATTACCAATGATATGGAAGAATGGTATCCTAAACCTTATTTAAGATATGTTCAAGACTTGGTTGAAAGGTCGAAAAGTAAACCCCTTATTAAAAAGGTTTTTGATGTATATGATTATACCCCTTTAGAAAGAGATGTTCCTGTACTAAGCATTTTACAGCACTATGGTGCTCCAACACCTTTAATGGATTGGACTTATAATATTAATGTTGCACTTTTCTTTGCTACTGAGAATGTAAAAGGTGGTAATGGTAATGGAGATATCGAAAACTACTTTTCTATATATTTCGTCAACAAGACAAAACATAAAGGCATTTTCCAAAACCTGAACAAATTAACAGGGAAGAAACACCCTTCTATGAAGGGTATCATTGAAGCTATTGACAAAGATCCTCATGACAAATCAGCATACTACATTACTGATTTCGAAGGGACTAGGAAATCTCCTGAGCGTAAGTTTATGGTTAATTCAAGCAAGCCTCTCACATCAATCTTCAATCAAAACATAATAGCTCAGGAAGGTCTTTTGTTTTGA
- a CDS encoding type I restriction-modification enzyme R subunit C-terminal domain-containing protein, giving the protein MRYIDADGRPLSAKEFLEKLIGFMPQLYSNEQEFRQKWSNPDTREGILQSLEQEGFDSEQLNTLREMLSAKDSDIFDVMAYLSYSTEMLTRTQRVQLAESDTFLDVYNNMKAKDFLRFILKRYEQDDVQELRRDKLGELIKLNNLGTPKEAAKVFGGADKLIEAFYKLQETIYKAG; this is encoded by the coding sequence GTGCGTTACATTGATGCTGATGGCAGACCACTCTCAGCCAAGGAGTTCCTGGAAAAGCTGATAGGCTTTATGCCTCAGCTCTATTCTAATGAGCAGGAGTTCAGACAGAAGTGGTCTAACCCTGATACACGCGAAGGAATATTACAGAGTCTCGAACAGGAAGGCTTTGATAGTGAGCAGCTAAACACATTGCGTGAAATGCTGAGTGCGAAAGACAGTGATATTTTCGATGTGATGGCTTACCTTAGCTACAGTACTGAAATGCTTACCAGAACACAGCGTGTACAGCTCGCAGAGAGCGATACCTTCCTTGATGTTTATAACAACATGAAAGCGAAGGATTTCCTGAGATTCATTCTAAAACGCTATGAGCAGGATGATGTGCAGGAGTTGAGAAGGGATAAGCTTGGTGAGCTGATCAAGCTAAACAACTTGGGTACGCCTAAAGAGGCTGCAAAAGTTTTTGGGGGTGCTGACAAATTGATTGAAGCCTTTTACAAATTACAGGAAACTATTTACAAAGCAGGTTAA
- the hsdR gene encoding EcoAI/FtnUII family type I restriction enzme subunit R has translation MGYSEADTRANYIDPLLKECAWGIEHIQREYYFTDGRKILGSKRGKRKFVDYLLKHKNTHLAIIEAKREDKHPTDGLQQAIDYAKDLHIRFVYSSNGKKYYEFDVTTGKGDYVNSFPTPDELYNRLGIISNPIKEKLLTQPLDISGTNQPRYYQTIAVNKVLEAIAEGKDRVLLTLATGTGKTFVAYQIVYKLFQTRWNLEGDIRRPKVLFLADRNILADQAINTFNPFEKDLVKIDGEEVRKRNGVVPTNANIFFAIYQAIAEKENIGGYYKCYPPDFFDMIIIDECHRGSANEEGSWRAILDYFKGAVHVGLTATPKRQDNVDTYDYFGKPVYEYSLKQGINDGFLTPYKVKRISTNIDEYVVDKEDKVVYGEHQKSIYNLADFERSIVIPARTELIAKTILKHINTMDKTIIFCVDQPHALTMRDYINKHKKVSDPHYCVRITSDEGKLGKQLLEKFQDNDKDIPVILTSSQMLTTGVDARNVRNIILVRSIGSMVEFKQIVGRGTRLFDGKDYFTIIDFTGASNLFYDPEWDGLPAGGEEDDSEGAGGKGGSGSTGGRKAKRVEVTHRQNQQR, from the coding sequence ATGGGCTATTCTGAAGCTGATACCAGAGCCAATTACATTGACCCCTTACTGAAAGAGTGTGCATGGGGTATAGAGCATATTCAGAGAGAATACTATTTTACTGATGGCAGAAAGATATTAGGGAGTAAAAGGGGGAAGCGCAAGTTTGTAGATTACCTCTTAAAGCATAAGAATACCCACCTAGCTATCATTGAAGCAAAGCGTGAGGACAAGCACCCAACTGATGGACTGCAACAGGCAATTGATTATGCAAAGGACCTGCATATACGTTTTGTCTACAGTTCTAATGGTAAAAAGTATTATGAGTTTGATGTAACGACAGGAAAAGGCGATTATGTGAACTCTTTCCCAACGCCTGATGAACTCTACAATAGGTTAGGTATTATTAGTAACCCTATCAAGGAGAAGCTGCTCACTCAACCACTGGATATCTCTGGCACCAACCAACCACGCTATTATCAGACCATTGCAGTAAACAAGGTATTGGAGGCAATAGCTGAAGGGAAGGATCGTGTGCTATTAACACTAGCCACTGGCACAGGAAAAACCTTTGTCGCTTATCAAATCGTCTATAAACTGTTTCAGACACGCTGGAATCTGGAAGGTGATATTCGCAGACCTAAAGTGCTATTCCTCGCTGACAGGAACATACTGGCTGATCAGGCGATTAACACTTTCAACCCTTTTGAAAAGGATCTGGTAAAGATAGATGGTGAGGAGGTTAGAAAGCGAAATGGCGTTGTGCCAACCAATGCGAATATCTTTTTTGCCATTTACCAGGCTATTGCTGAAAAAGAGAACATAGGGGGATATTATAAATGCTATCCTCCTGACTTCTTTGATATGATTATCATTGACGAGTGCCACAGGGGATCAGCCAACGAAGAAGGTTCGTGGAGAGCAATCTTGGATTACTTTAAAGGTGCGGTGCATGTTGGTTTAACAGCTACCCCTAAAAGACAGGACAATGTAGATACCTATGACTACTTTGGAAAACCTGTTTATGAATACTCGCTGAAGCAGGGTATAAACGATGGTTTCTTAACTCCTTATAAAGTCAAAAGGATAAGTACAAATATAGATGAGTATGTAGTAGACAAGGAAGATAAAGTGGTATATGGCGAGCACCAGAAATCTATCTATAACCTTGCTGACTTTGAGCGCAGCATTGTAATACCTGCACGTACTGAGCTAATTGCAAAGACCATTCTGAAGCACATCAATACGATGGACAAAACCATCATCTTCTGTGTTGACCAGCCCCATGCCCTGACTATGCGTGACTATATCAACAAGCATAAGAAAGTGTCTGATCCACACTATTGCGTGCGTATCACCAGCGATGAAGGCAAATTAGGGAAACAGTTGTTGGAGAAGTTTCAGGATAATGATAAGGACATACCTGTTATCCTAACATCCTCCCAAATGCTTACGACAGGTGTAGATGCTAGAAATGTGCGCAACATTATTCTTGTGCGCAGTATTGGCTCAATGGTTGAGTTCAAGCAGATTGTAGGAAGAGGAACCAGGCTATTTGATGGAAAGGACTACTTCACCATAATAGACTTTACAGGGGCCAGCAACCTTTTTTACGATCCTGAATGGGATGGCCTGCCTGCAGGTGGGGAAGAGGATGATAGTGAAGGCGCTGGTGGAAAAGGGGGCTCAGGTAGTACAGGGGGAAGAAAGGCAAAGAGGGTGGAGGTGACCCACCGCCAAAACCAACAAAGGTAG
- a CDS encoding site-specific integrase: MKTQHTFSILAMVRRNKPNKLGEIPVMVRVTLDGNISEIATKHYIKPELWDAAKGRVKGRSDLVKTINDTIDLFKLRAKQHYNKLIEANQDVTLAAIKNGILGIEEKQPTLLDVFSKLVRDVHAKIGVEYSLSCYNAYRATENHIIKFLEEAYQLQDFKLKNLSYGFIADFELYLKTKGKCRQNGAIKHIQRVKKSVKIALKYDYIPKDPFLLHSMSKDKVIRLPLNEGELKTLEAAKFDVERLEIIRDMFLFTCYTGLAFIDAKHLRRGNIGIGVDEEEWIFTERQKTGNTCAIPLLPPAKAIIEKYAAHEKVLATGYLLPIPSNQKFNAYLKEIGDLVGIRKKLTVHIGRHTFATTIALQNGIPMEVVKQMLGHDNIKTTQIYAKVEMRLIAESMKALRDKM, from the coding sequence ATGAAGACACAGCACACATTTTCCATCTTAGCGATGGTCAGAAGAAACAAGCCCAACAAACTAGGTGAAATACCAGTGATGGTCAGGGTAACGCTGGATGGCAATATCAGCGAAATAGCCACTAAGCACTACATAAAGCCTGAGCTTTGGGACGCTGCCAAAGGCAGGGTGAAAGGAAGATCAGACCTTGTTAAAACCATCAACGATACCATAGACCTGTTTAAGCTAAGGGCTAAACAGCACTATAATAAGCTCATTGAAGCAAATCAAGACGTTACCCTAGCGGCTATTAAAAATGGTATTCTTGGGATTGAAGAGAAACAACCTACTTTACTGGATGTGTTCTCCAAACTTGTAAGGGACGTACATGCCAAGATAGGAGTGGAGTATAGCTTGAGCTGTTACAATGCTTACAGGGCCACTGAGAATCATATTATTAAGTTCCTGGAAGAAGCGTACCAGTTACAGGACTTCAAACTAAAGAACCTTTCCTATGGCTTTATAGCTGACTTCGAGCTGTACCTGAAGACAAAAGGCAAGTGCAGGCAAAATGGCGCTATCAAGCATATACAAAGGGTGAAGAAATCAGTGAAGATAGCCCTGAAGTATGACTACATTCCCAAAGACCCTTTTCTACTGCACTCAATGAGCAAGGATAAGGTCATCAGGCTTCCTTTAAATGAAGGCGAATTAAAGACCTTAGAAGCTGCCAAGTTCGATGTGGAGAGACTAGAGATTATTAGAGATATGTTTCTGTTTACCTGTTACACAGGTTTAGCCTTTATCGACGCTAAACACCTTAGAAGGGGAAACATAGGTATTGGGGTTGATGAAGAGGAGTGGATATTCACTGAGCGCCAAAAGACAGGAAACACCTGTGCCATACCACTTCTTCCACCAGCAAAGGCTATTATTGAGAAGTACGCTGCCCATGAGAAGGTATTAGCAACTGGTTACCTTTTGCCTATACCATCCAATCAGAAGTTCAACGCCTATCTAAAAGAGATAGGTGATCTGGTAGGGATTAGGAAGAAGCTTACTGTGCATATTGGAAGGCATACCTTTGCAACTACCATAGCCCTGCAGAATGGGATACCCATGGAGGTGGTAAAACAGATGCTAGGGCATGACAACATAAAGACTACACAGATTTATGCTAAAGTAGAAATGCGCCTTATAGCTGAATCTATGAAAGCATTGCGAGACAAGATGTAA
- a CDS encoding ATP-binding cassette domain-containing protein, translating into MSIAIKGLTKAFGKKQVLQELDLTIESGQCYCLLGKNGVGKSTFLNAILDLIQPDKGSIELYGKGYSANHLEVKQNQGALCEDNPLIEEFTGLEYLNFVSKLYNLPTAEAAERIKSLTNYFFTDQESLHKNIAGYSTGMKKRLALWQPSCINLRY; encoded by the coding sequence ATGAGTATAGCGATAAAAGGATTAACTAAAGCATTTGGCAAGAAGCAGGTGCTGCAGGAACTGGACCTGACTATAGAAAGCGGTCAATGCTATTGTTTGTTAGGTAAGAACGGGGTTGGTAAAAGTACTTTCCTGAATGCTATACTCGATCTGATACAGCCGGATAAGGGCTCGATTGAGCTATACGGGAAGGGCTACAGCGCGAACCACCTGGAAGTAAAGCAAAACCAGGGTGCCCTATGCGAAGACAATCCGCTTATTGAAGAATTTACCGGCCTGGAGTACCTGAACTTCGTTTCTAAATTATACAACCTGCCTACTGCCGAAGCTGCCGAGCGCATTAAAAGCCTGACCAATTACTTTTTTACGGACCAGGAGTCGCTGCACAAGAACATTGCGGGCTACTCAACCGGCATGAAAAAAAGATTGGCATTGTGGCAGCCATCCTGCATAAACCTCAGGTATTGA
- a CDS encoding AAA family ATPase has protein sequence MAAILHKPQVLILDEPFTGLDPIAAQLLVKLIRSYSTPNRVVLISSHDLNYVERIATHIGVLNDGQLMYNGSLQEFTMNGENLIDQALFQLLTPHHQTAEADFEWMLT, from the coding sequence GTGGCAGCCATCCTGCATAAACCTCAGGTATTGATACTGGATGAACCGTTTACCGGCCTGGACCCGATTGCGGCACAATTGCTTGTAAAGCTTATCCGAAGCTACTCTACTCCTAACCGTGTGGTTCTTATCTCGTCGCATGACCTGAACTATGTAGAGCGCATTGCCACACACATCGGCGTACTAAACGACGGACAACTGATGTACAATGGCTCGCTGCAGGAGTTTACCATGAACGGTGAAAACCTGATAGACCAGGCATTGTTCCAACTGCTCACCCCGCACCACCAGACCGCCGAAGCCGACTTCGAGTGGATGCTTACTTAA
- a CDS encoding SDR family oxidoreductase yields the protein MKDKVVLITGGTSGIGKACAFAFGKAGAKVAVSGRNQQNLDQTSQELSAAGIENVAINADVSKEEDCQRMVQETVDRFGKLDVLINNAGISMRALFQDLDLDVIRKVMDINFWGTVYTTKFALPYIMQAKGSVIGISSIAGYRGLPARTGYSASKFAMHGFLETLRTEMLHKGVHVLIACPGFTASNIRNTALAADGQQQGESPRDEGNMMTAEEVADQILKATIKRKRDLVMTFQGKLTVFLNKWLPGLTDKLVYNVMAKEKDSPLK from the coding sequence ATGAAAGATAAAGTTGTATTGATTACCGGTGGTACTTCAGGTATTGGCAAGGCATGTGCTTTTGCGTTTGGCAAGGCAGGCGCTAAAGTAGCCGTATCAGGCCGTAACCAGCAGAACCTGGACCAGACAAGCCAGGAACTGAGCGCAGCCGGAATTGAAAACGTAGCTATTAACGCTGATGTAAGCAAGGAGGAAGACTGCCAGCGTATGGTTCAGGAAACGGTAGATCGGTTCGGTAAACTGGATGTTCTGATCAATAATGCCGGTATATCGATGCGTGCCCTTTTCCAGGACCTCGACCTGGATGTGATCCGTAAAGTGATGGACATTAACTTCTGGGGTACGGTTTATACTACCAAGTTCGCTCTGCCATACATCATGCAGGCCAAAGGTTCTGTTATCGGTATTTCCTCTATTGCTGGGTATCGTGGTTTGCCAGCCCGTACGGGATATTCGGCATCTAAATTTGCCATGCACGGCTTCCTGGAAACACTCCGTACCGAGATGCTGCACAAAGGAGTGCATGTACTGATTGCTTGCCCTGGCTTTACAGCATCAAACATCCGCAATACGGCCCTGGCAGCCGACGGCCAGCAGCAAGGCGAATCGCCGCGCGACGAAGGAAATATGATGACGGCAGAAGAAGTAGCAGACCAGATCCTGAAAGCAACTATAAAACGCAAACGCGACCTTGTAATGACGTTCCAGGGTAAGCTAACCGTATTCCTTAACAAGTGGCTGCCTGGCCTTACAGACAAGCTGGTTTACAATGTAATGGCAAAAGAGAAAGATTCACCGCTGAAGTAA